The Pseudomonas parafulva genome includes a window with the following:
- a CDS encoding oligosaccharide flippase family protein has product MPSIEVSATPSLRSRALRAGSWNLVSQVASQLMRLGGNLIMARILVPEMFGVMVIATTVSVLLHLLSDVGLRQNIIQSHRGDDPVFLNTAWTVQIIRGFILFALTLLLALGAWLAQVAELWPADATYAAPVLPAVLAITGLSAVIWGFQSTKIDVAVRTFQQKRVVLVDLASQVAGLLVMLVVGYLTHSIWALVSAGLVSALAWTVLGHTALEGPGNRLHWDRAALNELIVFGRWILLSSMVGVLAMYGDRIWFGASMTAAQLGVYSIAVLILGAVQMAIMKVVGAVALPAFSEAARADDRERLVALYHRFRLLVDLLVLFTCGGFLTASPLLIGWMYDERYREAGPMLAILSLSFFTLRYTLAHQVWIALGLTKYQAMDNIIRLVSLWGLLPVLLYFGGVDWAIWGVALHTLPTLVLIVYVNSKLGMFSLKRELAVLPALVAGALCGAGLTALFEWI; this is encoded by the coding sequence ATGCCGTCGATTGAGGTGTCAGCCACCCCGAGCCTGCGCTCGCGGGCCTTGCGGGCGGGTTCATGGAACCTGGTCTCGCAAGTGGCTTCCCAACTGATGCGCCTGGGCGGCAACCTGATCATGGCGCGTATCCTGGTCCCGGAGATGTTCGGGGTCATGGTCATCGCCACCACGGTTTCGGTACTGCTTCACTTGCTCTCCGATGTTGGCCTGCGCCAGAACATCATCCAGAGCCACCGGGGTGACGACCCCGTTTTCCTCAACACGGCCTGGACCGTGCAGATCATTCGCGGCTTCATCCTGTTCGCCTTGACCTTGCTTCTGGCCCTGGGCGCGTGGCTGGCGCAGGTGGCTGAGCTATGGCCTGCGGACGCGACGTATGCAGCACCCGTGTTGCCGGCGGTACTGGCCATCACCGGCCTGTCTGCCGTGATCTGGGGTTTTCAGTCCACCAAGATAGACGTGGCAGTGCGAACCTTCCAACAAAAGCGCGTGGTGCTGGTCGACCTGGCGTCCCAAGTCGCGGGTCTGCTGGTAATGCTTGTGGTGGGCTACCTGACCCATTCCATCTGGGCGCTGGTCAGCGCTGGCCTGGTGTCTGCCCTGGCCTGGACGGTACTGGGCCACACTGCGCTGGAAGGCCCTGGCAACCGCCTGCACTGGGACCGCGCCGCCCTGAACGAGCTGATCGTGTTCGGGCGCTGGATCCTGCTGTCTTCGATGGTCGGGGTGCTGGCCATGTATGGTGACCGTATCTGGTTCGGTGCCAGCATGACGGCGGCGCAGCTGGGGGTGTACTCCATCGCCGTGTTGATCCTCGGTGCGGTGCAGATGGCCATTATGAAGGTGGTCGGCGCCGTGGCGCTGCCAGCGTTCAGCGAGGCAGCGCGTGCTGACGATCGCGAACGTCTGGTGGCCCTGTATCACCGTTTCCGGCTGTTGGTGGACCTGCTGGTGCTGTTCACCTGCGGGGGGTTTCTGACCGCCAGCCCGCTGCTGATTGGCTGGATGTACGACGAGCGGTACCGTGAAGCAGGGCCGATGCTCGCAATTCTCTCGCTGTCCTTCTTCACATTGCGCTATACATTGGCCCATCAGGTCTGGATCGCCTTGGGGCTGACCAAGTACCAGGCCATGGACAACATCATCCGCCTGGTGTCGTTGTGGGGGTTGCTGCCGGTACTGCTGTATTTCGGTGGGGTGGACTGGGCGATCTGGGGCGTTGCCCTGCACACGCTGCCCACACTGGTGTTGATCGTTTACGTGAACAGCAAACTGGGTATGTTCAGCCTCAAGCGCGAGCTTGCAGTGTTGCCGGCCCTTGTGGCCGGGGCGCTGTGCGGGGCTGGGCTGACCGCGTTGTTCGAGTGGATCTGA
- a CDS encoding polysaccharide biosynthesis/export family protein, whose protein sequence is MVRSLFAVVGLVAMWSGQCAAAPSESAYRLNPGDVVMVSVWQEDSLKQEATVLPDGSITFPLAGRIDVAGLDVASVEKQVASKLEKFLPDPNVSVVVKSNAGNLVYVQGKVIKPGPVQMSGPTAVLQALSMSGGLDKFADESEIMVVRGTGTSQRILPVRYKDLVTGRDMSTNFQLQAGDTLVVP, encoded by the coding sequence ATGGTGCGTTCATTGTTCGCCGTCGTTGGCCTTGTTGCAATGTGGTCGGGTCAGTGCGCTGCCGCGCCCTCGGAATCGGCCTATCGCCTCAATCCCGGCGATGTGGTGATGGTTTCGGTCTGGCAGGAGGACAGCCTCAAGCAGGAGGCAACCGTGCTCCCCGATGGCAGCATCACGTTCCCACTGGCGGGCCGCATAGATGTTGCAGGGCTGGATGTGGCCTCGGTTGAAAAACAAGTGGCCAGCAAACTTGAAAAGTTCCTGCCCGACCCGAACGTCAGCGTGGTGGTCAAGAGTAACGCGGGCAACTTGGTGTATGTCCAAGGCAAGGTCATAAAGCCCGGCCCTGTGCAAATGTCAGGCCCCACGGCCGTGCTGCAGGCGTTGAGCATGTCGGGTGGGTTGGACAAGTTTGCCGATGAAAGCGAAATAATGGTCGTGCGTGGCACCGGCACGTCCCAACGAATCTTGCCCGTGCGATACAAGGACCTGGTGACGGGCCGCGACATGTCTACAAATTTCCAACTTCAGGCCGGTGACACACTGGTCGTTCCTTGA
- a CDS encoding O-antigen ligase family protein, which translates to MPEHFRALIVILFLASVVFVLARRPATDLIPLRDFKRRRNLWFLLTVLAFVSHSFWLYLAAGGLILYLAGRREHNPMALFYLLLFLIPPAAAQVPGFGVVNYLVDLNHIRLLTLCVLLPAALTLRRQPDTLRFGRTWPDRLLAASLVLMSVLYLRETTPTDTLRQTLYLYVDVFLPYYVASRGLRQVSDFKDAMLAFVLVGFLLALIGVAEYVRHWLLYSALIDAMGVPWSLSGYLSRGGALRASVTTGQAIVLGYVMSVAIGLFLFVQGYLRRPLHRWMGALLLAAGLFAPLSRGPWIGAAVIVVVFVALGRGAVRRLALLATAGVLALPLLGVIPGGDKVLDLLPFIGNLEKENITYRERLMDNAWIVIQRNPLFGSFDFRNTPEMQSMIQGEGIIDIVNSYINLALHVGLVGLGLFVAFFAVVLRGLYKAMRSFDDKDDERRQLGRVLLATLIGILVIIFTVSSITFIPVVYWSIAGLAVAYTHMVRRQHALATPAYDIPSAQPRSLS; encoded by the coding sequence ATGCCTGAACATTTTCGCGCGTTGATCGTCATCCTGTTCCTGGCCAGCGTGGTATTCGTGCTGGCTCGGCGTCCTGCCACCGACCTGATCCCGCTGCGCGATTTCAAGCGCCGGCGCAACCTGTGGTTTTTGCTGACGGTACTGGCGTTCGTCTCCCACAGCTTCTGGCTGTACCTGGCGGCAGGCGGGCTTATCCTGTACCTGGCCGGGCGCCGTGAGCATAACCCCATGGCGCTGTTCTACCTGCTGCTGTTCCTGATCCCACCGGCGGCGGCGCAGGTACCGGGGTTCGGCGTGGTCAACTACCTGGTCGACCTCAACCACATCCGCCTGTTGACGCTGTGCGTGCTGCTACCGGCCGCACTGACCCTGCGTCGGCAGCCGGACACGCTGCGCTTCGGCCGCACCTGGCCAGATCGACTGCTGGCAGCGAGCCTGGTGTTGATGAGTGTGCTCTACTTGCGCGAAACCACGCCCACCGACACCCTACGCCAGACGCTGTACCTGTATGTCGATGTGTTCCTGCCCTACTACGTGGCCAGCCGTGGGTTGCGCCAGGTCAGCGACTTCAAGGACGCGATGCTGGCCTTCGTGCTGGTCGGTTTCCTGCTGGCGTTGATCGGGGTCGCCGAGTACGTACGCCACTGGTTGCTGTACAGCGCCCTGATCGACGCCATGGGTGTGCCCTGGAGCCTGTCAGGCTACCTGAGCCGCGGCGGGGCCCTGCGGGCCAGCGTTACCACGGGCCAGGCCATCGTGCTGGGTTATGTGATGAGCGTCGCCATTGGTCTGTTCCTGTTCGTGCAAGGTTACCTGCGCCGTCCGTTGCACCGCTGGATGGGCGCGTTGTTGCTGGCTGCCGGTCTGTTCGCGCCGCTCTCACGCGGGCCCTGGATCGGCGCTGCGGTGATCGTGGTGGTGTTCGTGGCACTGGGCAGGGGTGCCGTGCGGCGCCTGGCCCTGCTGGCTACGGCGGGGGTGCTCGCACTGCCGCTGCTGGGCGTGATACCCGGTGGCGATAAAGTGCTGGACCTGCTGCCGTTCATTGGCAACCTTGAAAAAGAGAACATCACCTACCGCGAGCGGCTCATGGACAATGCCTGGATCGTCATTCAGCGCAATCCGTTGTTCGGCTCGTTCGATTTTCGCAACACGCCCGAAATGCAGTCGATGATCCAGGGAGAAGGCATCATCGATATCGTCAATTCCTACATCAATTTGGCCCTGCACGTCGGCTTGGTCGGGCTTGGATTGTTCGTGGCCTTTTTTGCCGTGGTGCTGCGCGGCCTCTACAAGGCTATGCGCAGCTTCGACGACAAGGATGACGAACGTCGCCAGCTTGGCCGGGTGTTGCTGGCGACATTGATCGGCATCCTGGTGATCATCTTCACCGTCAGCAGCATCACCTTCATCCCGGTGGTGTACTGGTCCATCGCCGGACTGGCTGTGGCCTACACCCACATGGTCCGCCGGCAGCACGCGCTCGCTACGCCCGCTTACGACATCCCCTCTGCGCAACCCAGGAGCCTTTCATGA
- a CDS encoding CpsD/CapB family tyrosine-protein kinase, with product MDRNTPAYGNTLHPVTPGTPQAVTPAPGTALAEVPGQFDYVNTKVVALKADHLERHRIVAYNKNSSMNGPIDLLRTQVLRTMEENGWRTLAITSPTPEAGKTVLAINLAMSIAHYTTRTALLVDFDLRRPRVGRSLGLPMDCSLNEFLDDQAPLQDCLVNPTLPRFVVLPTRVPVPMSTEVLCSPKVTHLVSDLRNRYASRICIFDLPPLLSSDDAITVLPTFDCVLLVVANGMNTKKEIEDCLHHLGTANLIGTVLNKADEKPQPYY from the coding sequence ATGGACAGGAATACACCGGCTTATGGCAATACCCTTCACCCGGTCACTCCAGGTACGCCCCAGGCCGTGACCCCGGCACCGGGCACCGCGCTTGCCGAAGTCCCGGGGCAGTTCGACTACGTCAATACCAAGGTGGTGGCGCTCAAGGCCGACCACTTGGAACGTCATCGCATCGTTGCCTACAACAAGAACTCCAGCATGAACGGGCCCATTGACCTGCTGCGTACCCAGGTGCTCAGGACCATGGAGGAAAATGGCTGGCGTACCCTGGCCATTACGTCCCCCACCCCCGAAGCGGGCAAGACAGTACTGGCTATCAACCTGGCCATGAGCATTGCCCATTACACCACCCGCACGGCCTTGCTGGTGGATTTCGACCTGCGGCGCCCCCGCGTCGGCAGAAGCCTGGGGCTACCCATGGACTGCTCGTTGAACGAGTTTCTCGATGACCAGGCGCCATTGCAGGATTGCCTGGTGAACCCGACATTGCCTCGCTTCGTCGTACTGCCGACGCGGGTGCCGGTCCCCATGTCGACTGAAGTATTGTGCTCACCCAAGGTCACCCACCTGGTCAGCGACCTGCGCAATCGCTATGCCTCGCGTATCTGCATCTTCGACTTGCCACCGCTGCTGAGCTCCGACGATGCGATCACCGTGCTGCCCACGTTCGACTGCGTGCTGTTGGTGGTGGCCAACGGCATGAACACCAAAAAAGAGATCGAGGACTGCCTGCACCATCTGGGCACGGCGAACCTGATTGGCACCGTCCTGAACAAGGCCGACGAAAAACCGCAGCCCTACTACTGA
- the galE gene encoding UDP-glucose 4-epimerase GalE gives MRYLVVGGSGYIGSHMVGYLLAAGHSVVVADLVSPGPGVQWARLDIADEAALNVLFGMCTFDAVFHFASFIQVGESVSAPGKYYQNNVAATLSLLQAMVNAGIKCLIFSSTAAVYGDPQYVPIDEAHPKSPINPYGLSKWMVEQILEDFDRAYGLKSVCLRYFNAAGADPAGLLGERHEPETHLIPLILQAASGRREAVTVFGRDYPTPDGTCIRDYVHVTDLACAHALAVDYLLEGGERAVFNLGNGQGFSVQEVIDAARTVTGRPITVLDAPRRAGDPPRLVADASKAMQVLGWRPVHAELEVIVAHAWQWERQYPWPAMSWR, from the coding sequence ATGAGGTACCTGGTGGTGGGGGGCTCGGGCTACATTGGCTCGCACATGGTCGGCTATCTGTTGGCTGCCGGGCATTCAGTGGTTGTAGCAGACCTGGTATCGCCAGGGCCGGGCGTTCAGTGGGCCCGATTGGATATCGCCGATGAAGCTGCGCTAAACGTGCTGTTCGGCATGTGCACGTTCGACGCGGTGTTTCATTTTGCCTCATTCATCCAGGTCGGCGAATCGGTCAGCGCACCGGGCAAGTATTACCAGAACAACGTCGCCGCTACCCTGTCGCTGCTGCAGGCGATGGTCAACGCAGGTATCAAGTGCCTGATTTTCTCCTCCACGGCGGCTGTGTATGGGGATCCGCAGTACGTGCCCATCGACGAGGCCCATCCCAAGTCGCCGATCAACCCGTATGGGCTGAGCAAGTGGATGGTGGAACAGATTCTTGAGGACTTCGATCGGGCCTATGGGCTCAAGTCGGTGTGCCTGCGCTATTTCAATGCCGCAGGCGCCGACCCGGCCGGGTTGCTCGGCGAGCGCCATGAGCCGGAGACACACCTGATCCCGCTAATCCTCCAGGCCGCCTCGGGCCGGCGCGAGGCAGTCACGGTGTTCGGCCGGGACTACCCCACCCCGGACGGCACGTGCATCCGCGATTACGTCCATGTGACTGATCTGGCCTGCGCCCATGCACTGGCCGTGGACTACCTGCTCGAAGGCGGTGAGCGTGCAGTGTTCAACCTGGGCAATGGCCAAGGGTTCTCGGTGCAGGAGGTCATTGATGCGGCCAGGACCGTGACGGGCCGCCCCATCACCGTGCTGGATGCACCGCGCCGCGCAGGCGACCCGCCTCGACTGGTGGCCGATGCCAGCAAGGCCATGCAGGTGCTGGGTTGGCGGCCTGTGCACGCGGAGCTGGAAGTGATCGTGGCCCACGCCTGGCAATGGGAGCGGCAGTACCCGTGGCCTGCGATGTCGTGGCGTTGA
- a CDS encoding cellulase family glycosylhydrolase, producing the protein MTLSAMRALLSLAALSALALPINVQAEAWQVSIDEQNGLPVVTQGGGPVMSAKFDFWAQDWSWTGFQTALSVDAPARYTLQGQNKDLDFELKAAITQVQPQTLAWDFDLDAHSRQRDVIGGGMVFQFDPAQIAGPMGAPQLLAGNRGWSWGGAEQGRRVEMRFDPPLAKVYFERGNPSELRAFFYKDDIAPGKQQLKATLNVTGDIALAPTPTERFGLVDPKTWPLDQLDWRTSPVDLSFLNAQQKPAGKHGFVKASGEQLVFEDSTPVRFWGTNLSAYALFKSPDEEIVQQAKRLSALGFNLVRLHHHDSPWVSPNVFGDGTLVRNTQQVDAESMRKLDLWIKALKDEGIYIWLDLHVQRALTTQDGIDDFGELAKGEARVDLKGYAYVNASIQQAMKRFATQYLGHVNPLTGLAYKDDPAIAAILLTNENDITQHYGNALLPDKDVPRHSQRYMAAAKAFASQHDLPADLTWRAWQPGPSKLFLNDLEQRFNADMIAHLRALGVRVPIATTSTWGGNGLSALPALTVGDVIDAHSYGASGQLEKNPLTSDGLIDWLAAAQVVGKPLTVSEWNAEPFPLPDRHSLPLYIAGTASHQGWDAMLQYAYSQQAFNPGWRTADNWHAYNDPALLATLPAAALMYRRGDVQPASTHYVFAPSPDTLFNQEITPRTSALLRTAVGLGQLQIALPATPELQWLKPAAIADGATVLHDPAQALLPADATESVSDTGELKRNWQSGLYTIDTPLTQAVTGWLGGRTITLADVQVQASTPYASVAVQSLDGVVLGQSRSMLVSLGTRAVPQPEQNTRFHVEPLKAELSIKAPAGLKLFARDAQAQLKPLPASYRDGRYHIILDGTYMSNWLFLK; encoded by the coding sequence ATGACCCTGTCTGCCATGCGTGCCCTGCTGAGCCTGGCCGCCCTGAGCGCCCTGGCCTTGCCCATCAACGTTCAGGCCGAGGCGTGGCAGGTCAGCATCGATGAGCAGAACGGCCTGCCGGTGGTAACACAGGGTGGCGGGCCGGTGATGAGCGCCAAGTTCGACTTCTGGGCGCAGGACTGGAGCTGGACGGGTTTCCAGACGGCCCTGAGCGTCGATGCCCCGGCGCGCTACACCTTGCAGGGGCAGAACAAGGATCTGGATTTCGAGCTCAAGGCGGCAATCACCCAGGTGCAACCGCAAACCCTGGCGTGGGACTTCGACCTTGATGCCCATAGCCGCCAGCGCGATGTGATAGGCGGGGGCATGGTGTTCCAGTTCGACCCGGCGCAGATCGCAGGGCCCATGGGTGCCCCGCAACTGCTGGCCGGTAACCGCGGGTGGTCCTGGGGCGGTGCCGAGCAGGGCCGGCGTGTAGAGATGCGTTTCGACCCACCCTTGGCCAAGGTCTACTTCGAGCGCGGCAACCCCTCGGAGCTGCGCGCCTTCTTCTACAAAGACGACATCGCCCCCGGCAAGCAACAGCTCAAGGCCACGCTGAACGTTACGGGGGACATCGCACTGGCGCCCACGCCAACCGAGCGCTTCGGCCTGGTGGACCCAAAGACCTGGCCACTGGACCAGTTGGACTGGCGCACATCACCGGTGGACCTGTCGTTTCTCAATGCGCAGCAAAAACCCGCCGGCAAACACGGCTTCGTCAAGGCGTCCGGTGAACAACTGGTGTTCGAGGACAGCACGCCCGTGCGGTTCTGGGGCACCAACCTGTCGGCCTACGCCCTGTTCAAGAGCCCTGACGAGGAGATTGTCCAGCAGGCCAAACGCCTGTCGGCGCTGGGCTTCAACCTTGTACGGCTGCACCATCACGACTCGCCCTGGGTGAGCCCCAATGTGTTTGGTGACGGTACGCTGGTACGCAACACCCAACAGGTGGACGCCGAGTCCATGCGCAAGCTTGACCTCTGGATCAAGGCGCTGAAGGACGAGGGCATCTACATCTGGCTGGACCTGCACGTGCAACGCGCCCTGACCACCCAGGACGGTATCGATGACTTTGGCGAACTGGCCAAGGGCGAAGCGCGGGTCGACCTGAAGGGCTACGCCTACGTCAACGCCAGCATCCAGCAGGCGATGAAACGCTTTGCCACTCAGTACCTAGGCCATGTAAATCCCCTGACAGGGCTGGCTTACAAAGATGACCCCGCCATCGCGGCTATCCTGCTCACCAACGAGAACGACATCACCCAGCACTACGGCAACGCCCTGCTCCCGGACAAGGACGTGCCCCGCCACAGTCAGCGTTACATGGCCGCTGCCAAGGCGTTCGCCAGCCAGCACGACCTGCCTGCGGACCTGACCTGGCGGGCCTGGCAGCCTGGCCCCTCCAAGCTGTTTCTCAACGACCTCGAGCAGCGCTTCAATGCCGACATGATCGCGCACCTGCGCGCCTTGGGGGTAAGAGTGCCGATCGCCACCACCAGCACCTGGGGAGGCAATGGGCTGAGTGCCCTGCCCGCCCTCACGGTGGGTGATGTCATCGATGCCCACAGCTACGGTGCCAGCGGCCAGCTGGAGAAGAACCCGCTGACCAGTGATGGTTTGATCGACTGGCTGGCCGCCGCCCAGGTCGTGGGCAAGCCGTTGACGGTCAGTGAATGGAACGCCGAGCCATTCCCGTTGCCTGACCGGCACTCCCTGCCGCTGTATATCGCCGGCACCGCCAGCCACCAGGGTTGGGACGCCATGCTGCAGTACGCCTACAGTCAACAGGCGTTCAACCCCGGCTGGCGCACGGCAGACAACTGGCATGCCTACAATGATCCGGCATTGCTTGCCACCCTGCCGGCTGCGGCGCTGATGTATCGGCGCGGGGACGTTCAACCCGCCAGTACCCACTACGTATTCGCGCCCAGCCCCGATACCTTGTTCAATCAGGAGATCACCCCGCGTACTTCGGCGCTGCTGCGCACGGCGGTAGGTCTGGGCCAGCTGCAGATCGCCTTGCCTGCCACGCCCGAGTTGCAATGGCTCAAACCTGCTGCCATCGCTGACGGAGCTACCGTGTTGCACGATCCTGCCCAGGCGTTGCTGCCGGCAGACGCGACTGAGTCGGTGAGCGATACCGGCGAGCTCAAGCGCAACTGGCAGTCGGGCCTCTACACCATCGACACGCCGCTCACCCAAGCGGTGACGGGCTGGCTGGGCGGGCGCACGATCACGTTGGCTGATGTCCAGGTGCAGGCAAGCACGCCCTACGCCAGTGTCGCCGTGCAAAGCCTTGACGGGGTCGTGCTAGGCCAGTCGCGCAGCATGCTGGTGTCCCTGGGCACACGAGCGGTGCCCCAGCCTGAGCAAAACACGCGCTTTCATGTCGAGCCGCTCAAGGCCGAGCTGAGCATCAAGGCGCCTGCTGGGTTGAAACTGTTCGCCCGCGATGCCCAGGCGCAGCTCAAACCACTGCCCGCCAGCTACCGAGATGGGCGTTATCACATCATCCTGGACGGCACCTACATGTCCAATTGGCTGTTCTTGAAATAG
- a CDS encoding twin-arginine translocation signal domain-containing protein encodes MGKQSVCASQVGRREFLKGCAVVGATGAVLGPMTAVAGQTLPRHTADTSEAFVVINGWVLPSQYFKSPSA; translated from the coding sequence ATGGGCAAGCAGAGCGTGTGTGCGTCACAGGTAGGTCGCAGGGAGTTTCTCAAGGGGTGCGCGGTGGTAGGGGCGACAGGCGCCGTGCTGGGTCCGATGACGGCGGTCGCCGGCCAAACGCTGCCACGGCACACCGCTGACACCAGCGAGGCGTTCGTGGTCATCAATGGCTGGGTATTGCCGTCCCAGTATTTCAAGAGCCCGTCGGCATGA
- the eppA gene encoding EPS-associated small membrane protein EppA has translation MRTTLIVKSFFLLVLLSGAARAADSYINQSSIIPVATAGWFFAFAVVGFVAVANRRKI, from the coding sequence ATGCGCACGACTCTGATTGTGAAATCGTTCTTTTTGTTGGTGCTGCTAAGCGGTGCCGCCCGCGCGGCTGATTCGTATATCAACCAGAGCAGTATCATTCCTGTTGCAACCGCGGGTTGGTTCTTCGCATTTGCAGTCGTGGGTTTTGTCGCCGTGGCCAATCGAAGAAAGATTTGA
- a CDS encoding GumC family protein, translated as MKSDYELSLRDYIAIIKDRAVVLGGSAAVILAATVAVALMVPPIYQSTGTILVESQQISPELVSTNTTSFADERIEVIRQRVMTRENLLRIIDKYGLFADKRLSESDKIDQMRNAIAVQTLTTFVRGRGEATVAFNVSFEHRQPELTKEVADELVTLFLNENLKQRTERANETTEFLTQEANKLGAELASLENQLADFKQAHANALPEHQTLRMNMLSRAELEFREVDRDYKAAQEELRYLELELSAANAGLGTKTGEGARPAGADQPQDLASLKAEYARLLTRYKEAHPDVAAVKRKIQALEASGQTGSVASTVSLDAARVRAKMSAAQVRIASLAEQKRELTRKMEGYEAEILEAPQVERDLVTLMRDHDNARKKYEEIRAKEMGAKITESLEQENKAERFVLLEPPLMPEKPIKPNRKKIAALGLVLAPAGGGALVMLLEMLNQRVRGVGALENLLGRRVLVALPYIDTRADVARRKRWRNGLILAALCLVAILVGLVHLFYMPLDVLLLKLTSRFA; from the coding sequence ATGAAGTCCGATTACGAGCTCTCCCTCAGAGATTACATCGCCATTATCAAGGACCGGGCCGTGGTGTTGGGGGGCAGCGCAGCCGTCATCCTGGCCGCCACCGTCGCCGTGGCGTTGATGGTGCCACCGATCTACCAGTCCACCGGCACGATCCTGGTGGAGTCCCAGCAGATCTCACCCGAACTGGTGTCAACCAACACCACCAGCTTTGCCGACGAGCGCATCGAGGTTATTCGCCAGCGGGTGATGACGCGGGAAAACCTACTGCGCATCATCGACAAGTACGGACTGTTTGCTGACAAGCGCTTGAGCGAAAGCGACAAGATCGACCAGATGCGCAACGCCATCGCGGTCCAGACGTTGACCACGTTCGTGCGTGGACGCGGCGAGGCGACGGTGGCCTTCAACGTGTCCTTCGAACATCGTCAACCAGAGCTGACCAAAGAAGTCGCCGATGAACTGGTGACACTGTTTCTCAATGAGAACCTCAAGCAGCGCACGGAGCGGGCCAACGAGACCACCGAGTTTCTGACCCAGGAGGCGAACAAGCTGGGGGCAGAGCTGGCCAGCCTGGAGAACCAGTTGGCCGACTTCAAGCAGGCCCATGCCAACGCGTTGCCTGAGCATCAGACGCTGCGCATGAACATGCTTTCGCGGGCAGAGCTCGAGTTCCGCGAGGTAGACCGCGACTACAAGGCGGCCCAGGAGGAACTGCGCTACCTGGAGCTTGAGCTGTCCGCCGCCAATGCCGGCCTTGGTACCAAAACCGGGGAGGGCGCGCGTCCAGCCGGCGCGGATCAGCCTCAGGACCTGGCCAGCCTGAAGGCCGAATACGCCCGCTTGTTGACCCGCTACAAGGAAGCGCACCCCGACGTGGCCGCGGTCAAACGCAAGATTCAAGCGCTGGAGGCCAGTGGCCAGACCGGTAGCGTGGCCTCGACGGTGAGCCTGGATGCGGCACGCGTAAGGGCCAAGATGAGCGCCGCACAGGTGCGTATTGCCTCGTTGGCCGAGCAGAAGCGCGAATTGACCCGCAAGATGGAAGGGTACGAAGCCGAGATTCTCGAAGCGCCGCAGGTTGAGCGCGACCTGGTGACGCTGATGCGCGACCATGACAACGCGCGCAAGAAATACGAGGAGATCCGGGCCAAGGAAATGGGCGCCAAGATCACCGAGAGCCTCGAGCAGGAAAACAAGGCCGAGCGTTTCGTACTGCTCGAACCGCCCTTGATGCCCGAAAAGCCTATCAAGCCCAACCGCAAGAAAATCGCGGCACTGGGGCTGGTGCTGGCGCCGGCAGGTGGTGGGGCGCTGGTCATGTTGCTGGAGATGCTCAACCAGCGGGTGCGGGGCGTGGGCGCCCTTGAGAACCTGCTGGGCAGGCGCGTACTGGTGGCGCTGCCTTACATCGACACCCGCGCCGACGTGGCCAGGCGCAAGCGCTGGCGCAACGGCCTGATTCTGGCAGCGTTGTGTCTGGTGGCTATCCTGGTAGGGCTGGTACACCTCTTCTACATGCCGCTGGATGTGCTGTTGCTCAAGCTCACTTCCAGGTTTGCATAG